The following proteins are co-located in the Marinomonas profundi genome:
- the dppC gene encoding dipeptide ABC transporter permease DppC translates to MTTSTKTSTTSMPLTAPAPMTPLQEFWHYFSSNKGAVAGLIVILIICFMAVFANFVAPHSPSDQYRDALLLPPAWLEGGNWSFVLGTDDVGRDILSRLIYGSRLSIAVGIVAVTASLIMGILLGLVAGYFKGMIDTAIMRIVDIMLAMPSLLLAIAIVAILGPSIVNAALAISIVSLPHYVRLTRAATMAEMSRDYVTSSKVLGASPLRLMFVCILPNCLAPLIVQATLGFSSAILDMAALGFLGLGAQPPTPEWGSMLADALQFVQRAWWVVTFPGLMILITVLAFNLMGDGLRDALDPKLKQ, encoded by the coding sequence ATGACGACATCTACTAAAACGTCCACGACGAGCATGCCATTGACCGCCCCCGCGCCAATGACGCCATTGCAAGAATTTTGGCACTATTTCAGCAGCAACAAAGGCGCGGTAGCGGGTCTGATTGTTATTTTAATTATTTGCTTTATGGCGGTGTTTGCTAACTTTGTCGCGCCACATTCGCCATCGGATCAATACCGTGATGCGCTGTTATTGCCTCCGGCTTGGTTAGAAGGCGGTAACTGGTCATTTGTCTTAGGCACAGACGATGTAGGCCGCGATATTTTGTCACGTTTGATCTATGGCTCACGCCTGTCGATTGCCGTTGGCATCGTCGCGGTGACCGCGTCTTTGATCATGGGCATTTTACTTGGCCTAGTGGCCGGTTATTTTAAAGGCATGATAGACACCGCCATCATGCGCATTGTCGACATTATGTTGGCAATGCCAAGCTTGTTGTTGGCGATTGCGATTGTGGCAATCTTGGGGCCAAGCATTGTCAACGCCGCGTTGGCGATTTCCATTGTCTCGCTGCCGCATTATGTGCGCTTAACCCGTGCCGCGACCATGGCGGAAATGTCCCGCGATTACGTCACCTCGTCCAAGGTGCTTGGCGCGAGTCCACTGCGTTTGATGTTTGTGTGCATTTTGCCAAACTGCTTGGCGCCGTTAATCGTACAGGCCACATTAGGCTTTTCTAGCGCCATTCTCGACATGGCGGCCCTTGGCTTTTTGGGCCTTGGCGCGCAACCACCGACCCCAGAATGGGGCTCTATGTTGGCCGATGCCTTGCAATTTGTGCAGCGCGCTTGGTGGGTGGTGACTTTCCCCGGTTTGATGATTTTGATCACAGTACTGGCGTTTAACCTCATGGGCGATGGCTTACGTGATGCCCTTGATCCCAAGTTGAAACAGTAA
- a CDS encoding ABC transporter permease subunit, with protein sequence MFQFIFRRLSLVIPTFIGITLLTFTLIRLIPGDPIEVMAGERGVSAERHAELSAQLGFDKPLYEQYFHYVTGVLQGDLGNSLITREPVMKEFLTLFPATIELAVCAAIFAIFIGLPAGIFAAVKRGTFIDHSVMTFSLTGYSMPIFWWALLLMLVFSVNLGWTPVSGRIDVVYWIEDVTGFMLIDSLLSDEAGAFTSAVSHLVLPSIVLGTIPMAVIARMTRSSMLEVLSEDYIRTARAKGIAPWRVIVIHALRNALIPVITVIGLQVGILLSGAILTETVFAWPGIGKWLIESIGRRDYPVVQGGILIVACIIIVVNLLVDITYGIVNPRIRHSR encoded by the coding sequence ATGTTCCAGTTTATTTTCCGTCGCTTAAGCCTCGTCATTCCGACTTTTATCGGAATCACCTTGCTGACTTTTACCCTTATTCGCTTAATTCCCGGTGACCCTATTGAAGTGATGGCCGGCGAACGCGGTGTGAGCGCAGAACGCCACGCCGAATTAAGTGCGCAACTGGGCTTTGATAAGCCCTTGTATGAGCAGTATTTCCATTATGTCACTGGTGTATTGCAAGGCGACTTGGGTAACTCCTTGATCACCCGCGAACCGGTGATGAAAGAATTTCTCACGCTCTTTCCCGCCACAATAGAGCTGGCGGTATGTGCGGCTATTTTTGCCATTTTTATTGGTTTACCCGCGGGTATTTTTGCCGCGGTAAAGCGCGGCACCTTTATTGATCACTCGGTAATGACCTTCTCTCTCACCGGCTATTCGATGCCCATCTTCTGGTGGGCGCTGTTATTGATGTTGGTGTTTTCCGTTAATCTGGGTTGGACGCCTGTCTCGGGGCGGATCGACGTCGTCTACTGGATTGAGGATGTGACCGGCTTCATGCTAATAGACTCGCTCTTATCTGACGAGGCGGGTGCGTTTACGTCTGCGGTTTCGCATCTGGTGTTGCCCAGTATTGTGCTTGGTACCATTCCTATGGCGGTGATCGCCCGTATGACGCGCTCTTCTATGCTGGAAGTATTAAGCGAAGATTACATTCGTACCGCCCGCGCCAAAGGCATCGCTCCTTGGCGCGTTATCGTGATTCATGCGTTGCGTAACGCCTTGATTCCGGTGATTACCGTGATCGGCTTGCAAGTGGGTATTTTGCTTTCTGGGGCGATTTTGACCGAGACAGTATTTGCTTGGCCGGGCATTGGTAAATGGCTGATCGAATCCATCGGACGCCGTGATTATCCCGTTGTACAAGGCGGTATTTTGATTGTCGCTTGTATCATCATTGTGGTGAATCTCTTGGTAGATATCACTTACGGCATCGTTAACCCACGTATTCGACACAGCCGCTAA
- the dppD gene encoding dipeptide ABC transporter ATP-binding protein, whose translation MSLLQLENLSVTFGNFRAVDNISYKVEEGEVLGIVGESGSGKSVSSLSIMGLIDFPGKVSADQLTFDGQDLQAMPEKQRRKLTGSDIAMIFQDPMTSLNPCFTVGYQIIEALKTHQGGSKKELKARALELLKQVGIPAPESRLDNYPHQLSGGMSQRVMIAMSIACDPRLLIADEPTTALDVTIQAQIIDLLIELQRKKQMGLVLITHDLALVAEVAHRVIVMYAGQIVESGPAAEVFSTPRHPYTQALLASLPESAAGKARLEALPGVVPGQYDRPLGCLLSPRCPYATDHCRKVEPANQGDLDRQVKCHTPLDSEGRPAA comes from the coding sequence ATGTCACTGTTACAGTTGGAAAATTTAAGCGTTACCTTCGGCAATTTTCGCGCCGTGGATAACATCAGTTACAAGGTCGAAGAAGGGGAAGTTCTCGGCATCGTGGGGGAATCTGGCTCAGGCAAAAGTGTCAGTTCATTGTCTATTATGGGCTTGATCGATTTTCCCGGCAAAGTCAGTGCAGACCAGTTGACCTTCGACGGTCAGGATCTGCAAGCCATGCCAGAAAAGCAACGTCGTAAGCTAACAGGTTCCGACATTGCGATGATCTTCCAAGATCCGATGACCAGCCTGAATCCATGCTTTACCGTCGGTTATCAGATCATTGAAGCGTTAAAAACGCACCAAGGCGGCAGCAAAAAAGAGCTCAAAGCGCGCGCCCTTGAACTGTTAAAGCAAGTGGGCATTCCGGCGCCGGAATCGCGTTTGGACAATTACCCTCATCAGCTCTCAGGCGGTATGAGCCAGCGGGTGATGATCGCCATGTCGATTGCTTGTGATCCGCGTTTATTGATCGCCGACGAGCCAACCACGGCGCTAGACGTGACCATTCAAGCGCAGATCATTGATCTATTGATCGAACTGCAGCGCAAAAAACAAATGGGCTTGGTGTTGATCACCCATGACTTGGCCTTAGTCGCCGAAGTCGCCCATCGCGTTATTGTGATGTACGCCGGTCAAATCGTCGAATCTGGCCCCGCAGCGGAAGTCTTCAGTACACCAAGACATCCGTATACGCAGGCATTGCTGGCTTCTTTGCCAGAGTCCGCCGCCGGTAAAGCACGACTAGAAGCCTTGCCGGGCGTGGTTCCGGGTCAATATGATCGACCTTTGGGTTGTTTGCTCAGCCCGCGCTGCCCTTATGCGACCGATCATTGTCGTAAGGTGGAACCTGCCAACCAAGGCGATCTTGACCGCCAAGTAAAATGCCATACGCCATTGGACAGCGAAGGGAGACCCGCCGCATGA
- a CDS encoding gamma-glutamylcyclotransferase family protein: MPTNIVAVYGTLREGLNNHQLLAECKRIGLGWLTGFRMHNLGDFPGIVSTHENGGRIRVEWYDVSDEILASLDQLEGYDPKTPESSLYIRKRVFSPYGRGWIYVYNKSLDHAPYMEAGDWERYSRTVMPRQDITRQSMSSQSMSNQDAQSA; encoded by the coding sequence ATGCCGACAAACATTGTTGCTGTATATGGAACGCTTCGTGAAGGACTTAATAATCACCAACTTCTAGCCGAATGCAAGCGCATCGGCCTCGGCTGGTTAACAGGCTTTCGCATGCACAATCTAGGAGACTTCCCAGGGATTGTATCAACCCATGAAAACGGCGGTCGGATACGCGTCGAATGGTATGACGTATCAGACGAAATACTCGCGTCTTTGGATCAACTCGAAGGTTACGACCCAAAGACACCAGAAAGCTCTTTGTACATTAGAAAGCGCGTTTTCTCGCCCTATGGACGAGGCTGGATTTACGTGTACAACAAATCCCTAGACCACGCGCCGTACATGGAAGCAGGCGATTGGGAGCGATACTCCCGAACCGTTATGCCTCGCCAAGACATAACTCGCCAAAGTATGTCTAGCCAAAGTATGTCTAACCAAGACGCACAATCGGCGTAG
- a CDS encoding NAD(P)-dependent oxidoreductase, which produces MKVSFIGLGTMGYPMAGHVSKAGHSLVVYNRSTAKAQKWCEEYRGTFATTPALAAQDADIVLTCVGNDDDLRSVYLGPAGAFQHAKAGTLFIDHTTASAEVAKELHQAARERGFLFMDAPVSGGQAGAINGVLTVMIGGSQRDLDKAQAVLDCYAKATSLMGPVGNGQMAKMVNQILIAGVLSGLSEGIRFAQKANLHIATLVDTLKHGAAGSWQLENRGPSMAKDEFDFGFAIEWMHKDLGLCLAQAEKMGLTLPLTQTVDQDYQDLIAEGRGRQDTSVLIKALDKK; this is translated from the coding sequence ATGAAAGTAAGCTTCATCGGACTGGGTACAATGGGTTACCCAATGGCAGGACATGTCAGCAAAGCGGGCCACAGCCTTGTGGTCTATAACCGATCCACAGCAAAAGCCCAAAAATGGTGTGAGGAATACCGCGGCACGTTTGCCACCACGCCGGCCCTTGCGGCACAAGATGCCGACATCGTTTTGACCTGTGTTGGCAATGACGACGACTTGCGCTCGGTGTATTTGGGCCCAGCAGGCGCGTTTCAACATGCCAAGGCCGGTACACTGTTTATTGACCACACCACCGCGTCTGCCGAAGTGGCAAAAGAGCTTCATCAAGCCGCGCGAGAGCGTGGGTTCTTGTTCATGGATGCACCGGTATCTGGCGGTCAAGCTGGCGCGATTAACGGCGTCTTAACCGTGATGATAGGCGGTTCTCAACGTGATCTAGACAAAGCGCAAGCCGTGTTGGATTGCTATGCCAAAGCCACCAGCCTAATGGGGCCTGTCGGCAACGGCCAAATGGCAAAAATGGTCAATCAAATCCTGATCGCAGGCGTACTCTCTGGCTTATCCGAAGGCATTCGTTTTGCCCAAAAAGCGAATCTACACATTGCCACATTAGTCGATACGCTCAAACATGGCGCGGCGGGATCTTGGCAATTAGAGAACCGCGGCCCCAGCATGGCAAAAGACGAATTTGATTTCGGCTTCGCTATTGAATGGATGCATAAAGACTTAGGCTTATGCCTTGCTCAAGCGGAAAAAATGGGCTTAACACTGCCACTCACCCAAACCGTCGACCAAGACTATCAAGATTTAATCGCAGAAGGCCGTGGCCGCCAAGACACATCGGTCTTAATTAAGGCATTGGATAAGAAATAA
- a CDS encoding SGNH/GDSL hydrolase family protein: MMTTILCYGDSLTWGSVPNGGRYPKHLRWPSQLNERLGKHHQVINLGLPGRTTLWNDPFLEGRNGLAYLQAALETFGPVDILIIMLGTNDLKRHFNVGAYEAAKGIEKLIEKSKMPNTHGFPSPILLIIAPPNILSPNGAVAESFDGAVEKSQHFHQYYQDVAVHNKCLFLNSAGILQPSEIDGVHLDAQANEQLAEAVFSLLKGKV; encoded by the coding sequence ATGATGACGACAATTCTTTGTTATGGCGATTCACTCACTTGGGGCAGCGTACCGAATGGCGGACGTTACCCAAAACATCTACGCTGGCCAAGCCAACTCAATGAGCGATTAGGTAAGCACCATCAGGTCATTAATTTGGGCTTGCCTGGTCGCACGACGTTATGGAACGATCCTTTTTTAGAAGGTCGAAATGGCCTTGCGTATCTGCAAGCGGCGCTGGAAACCTTTGGCCCAGTTGATATTTTAATCATCATGTTAGGCACCAATGATTTGAAGCGGCATTTTAATGTGGGGGCTTACGAGGCAGCAAAAGGAATAGAAAAACTGATCGAAAAGTCAAAAATGCCAAACACTCATGGCTTTCCTAGCCCAATCTTGCTGATCATTGCACCGCCAAATATTTTATCCCCAAACGGGGCGGTGGCCGAAAGTTTTGATGGAGCCGTTGAAAAGTCTCAACATTTTCATCAATACTACCAAGATGTTGCGGTTCACAATAAATGCCTCTTCCTCAATTCTGCAGGCATCCTACAACCCAGTGAGATTGATGGTGTGCATCTGGATGCCCAAGCAAACGAGCAACTGGCTGAGGCAGTGTTTTCTCTTCTAAAAGGCAAGGTTTGA
- a CDS encoding peptide ABC transporter ATP-binding protein encodes MNQFNNSSDNTSDNTLDSQLILKAENLKQHYHVRQGFFKPDVVVKAVDGISFNLEKGKTLAVVGESGCGKSTLGRMLTMIETPTEGSLSHLGEDLLTLSSDAQAKLRQKIQIIFQNPYGSLNPRKKIGAILEEPLVINTKLSKAERKAKALAIMAKVGLKTEHYERYPHMFSGGQRQRIAIARGLMLDPNVIVADEPVSALDVSVQAQVLNLMMDLQQEFGLSYVFISHDLSVVEHIADDVMVMYLGKVVEQGTREQLFENPKHPYTLALLSSTPQLSPDKRRVRIKLQGELPSPLNPPSGCAFHGRCSYANERCKSETPLLRLDDQAAQEQGHMIACHAVEEKRIDAISIDAA; translated from the coding sequence ATGAATCAATTTAATAATTCATCCGACAATACATCCGACAATACATTAGATAGCCAATTAATTTTAAAGGCTGAAAATCTAAAGCAGCATTACCACGTCAGACAAGGTTTCTTTAAACCGGACGTGGTGGTGAAAGCCGTCGATGGCATTAGCTTCAATCTAGAAAAGGGCAAAACCCTTGCGGTGGTAGGTGAATCAGGTTGCGGTAAATCCACCCTTGGTCGCATGCTCACCATGATTGAAACGCCCACTGAGGGTAGCTTGTCGCACCTAGGGGAAGACTTACTCACCTTAAGTTCTGACGCGCAAGCAAAGCTACGTCAGAAGATCCAAATCATCTTCCAAAACCCTTATGGCTCGCTGAATCCGCGCAAGAAAATCGGTGCCATTTTGGAAGAGCCTTTGGTGATTAACACCAAGCTTTCCAAAGCCGAACGCAAAGCAAAGGCCCTCGCTATCATGGCGAAAGTTGGCTTGAAAACCGAACATTACGAGCGTTACCCGCACATGTTTTCCGGTGGTCAGCGCCAGCGTATTGCCATCGCTCGCGGCTTGATGCTCGACCCTAACGTCATTGTTGCTGACGAACCTGTATCGGCACTAGATGTCTCGGTTCAGGCACAAGTATTGAACCTGATGATGGATTTGCAGCAAGAGTTTGGCTTGAGCTATGTGTTTATCTCGCACGATTTGTCTGTGGTAGAACACATCGCCGACGACGTGATGGTGATGTACTTGGGCAAAGTGGTGGAACAAGGCACGCGTGAGCAACTATTCGAGAACCCTAAACACCCTTACACCTTGGCTTTGCTGTCTAGTACGCCGCAGCTTTCGCCCGATAAACGTCGGGTGCGTATTAAGCTGCAAGGCGAATTGCCTTCACCGCTGAATCCGCCTTCTGGTTGCGCTTTCCACGGACGTTGCAGCTACGCCAACGAGCGCTGCAAAAGCGAAACGCCATTGCTGAGATTAGACGATCAGGCAGCGCAAGAACAAGGCCACATGATCGCCTGTCACGCGGTGGAAGAAAAGCGCATCGACGCCATCAGCATCGACGCCGCGTAA
- a CDS encoding ABC transporter substrate-binding protein: protein MKTGLAKITLALMAAGAISTSAHAATTLVYCSEGSPEGFNPAFYTAGTTFDATSKNMFNRLIEFKLGTTETEPGLAESYDVSSDGLEYTFHLRKGVKFHSAKDFKPTRDFNADDVIFTFDRQGNKNNPYHTVSGGSYEYFTGMGMDTLIKEMVKVDDYTVKFILSKPEAPFIANLAMDFASIFSKEQADAYMKAGTPEKLDLDPVGTGPFQKVQYQKDSLIRYTAFQDYWKGKAKIDRLVFSITPDASVRYAKLKAGECDIMPYPNPADLKQMEADPNINLMSQEGLNVGYLAFNTQKAPFTDVRVRQALSLATDKSAIIDAVFQGAGKDAKNPIPPTMWSYNKNIVDYPYDPVKAKKLLAEAGYPDGFSTNIWAMPVQRPYNPNARRMAEIMQEDWSKIGVKAEIVSYEWGEYLNRSKNGEHDTVLLGWTGDNGDPDNFLYVLLGCDAVGGANRAQWCNEEFNNLLLKAKQTSDKAERTKDYEKAQEVFKREAPWITLAHSVVYEPIRKEVKGYKIDPLGGHYFYNVSK, encoded by the coding sequence ATGAAAACAGGGCTAGCAAAAATAACGCTTGCACTTATGGCCGCCGGAGCAATCAGTACCTCTGCTCACGCTGCAACCACACTGGTTTATTGCTCAGAAGGCAGCCCAGAAGGCTTTAACCCAGCGTTTTACACCGCGGGTACCACTTTTGATGCAACCTCGAAAAACATGTTCAACCGTTTAATCGAGTTCAAACTGGGTACCACTGAAACAGAGCCAGGATTAGCAGAAAGCTATGACGTATCCAGCGATGGCCTTGAATACACTTTCCATTTACGCAAAGGCGTGAAGTTTCATTCGGCAAAAGATTTCAAACCGACCCGTGATTTTAACGCTGACGATGTGATTTTTACCTTTGACCGTCAGGGTAACAAAAACAACCCTTACCACACTGTGTCTGGCGGCTCTTACGAGTACTTCACCGGCATGGGCATGGACACCTTGATTAAAGAGATGGTGAAAGTCGACGACTACACGGTCAAATTCATTTTAAGCAAGCCTGAAGCGCCTTTCATCGCCAACCTTGCGATGGACTTTGCGTCGATCTTTTCCAAAGAACAAGCCGATGCTTATATGAAAGCCGGCACGCCAGAGAAGTTAGACCTTGATCCAGTGGGCACCGGTCCTTTCCAAAAAGTTCAGTACCAGAAAGACTCTTTGATCCGCTACACCGCTTTCCAAGACTACTGGAAAGGCAAAGCAAAAATCGATCGTCTGGTTTTCTCTATCACACCAGACGCTTCAGTGCGTTACGCAAAGCTAAAAGCGGGTGAGTGCGACATCATGCCTTATCCGAATCCTGCGGATCTTAAGCAGATGGAAGCGGATCCAAATATCAACCTAATGAGCCAAGAAGGCTTGAACGTAGGTTATTTGGCGTTTAACACACAAAAAGCCCCTTTCACTGATGTTCGTGTTCGCCAAGCCCTAAGCTTAGCCACCGACAAGAGCGCCATCATTGACGCCGTGTTCCAAGGCGCAGGCAAAGACGCTAAAAACCCTATTCCACCCACTATGTGGTCGTACAACAAGAACATTGTTGATTATCCATACGATCCTGTAAAAGCGAAAAAATTGCTGGCTGAAGCGGGTTATCCTGATGGTTTCTCTACCAATATCTGGGCTATGCCAGTACAACGTCCATACAACCCAAATGCCCGCCGTATGGCCGAAATCATGCAAGAAGACTGGTCTAAAATCGGTGTGAAAGCAGAAATCGTTTCTTACGAATGGGGTGAATACCTAAACCGTTCTAAAAATGGTGAACACGATACCGTATTGCTAGGTTGGACCGGTGATAACGGTGACCCAGATAACTTCCTATATGTTTTGTTAGGCTGTGACGCTGTTGGTGGCGCGAACCGTGCCCAGTGGTGTAACGAAGAGTTCAATAACTTGCTTCTAAAAGCCAAACAAACGTCTGACAAAGCCGAACGTACCAAAGACTACGAAAAAGCTCAGGAAGTCTTCAAACGTGAAGCACCTTGGATCACCCTCGCCCACTCAGTGGTTTACGAGCCGATCCGTAAAGAAGTAAAAGGCTACAAAATTGACCCATTGGGTGGTCACTACTTCTATAACGTCAGCAAATAA
- a CDS encoding methyl-accepting chemotaxis protein produces the protein MKSPIRIRQQINIGLVVIFLLALASIFLVVELKVKPDLTAERQRQITVNQNDLSDLLSAKLEKIQLLTSTLALAGSQLPKEEALFKKVFPSIINNHGDKSIAGGGIWPEPSVFTKGTERRSFFWGRDGANMSYLDDYNDPSSSGYHNESWYTVGKTGTTKLCSWSEAYIDPITNIPMVTCTIPMKESNTFTGVTTVDMMLDGITATLEQYGKENQGYVFAIDQTGQVLSFPKDKADLVKNDGSMLTSTELGNQLPWLKPALVKAGRSGQIVSLDHDNILGGEAYVNLFEHPQTGWTIGLVVSKARMTEIAQSMGLFLVLTIGALLIIVGIIAATFFRSLLNKVNQTTQQIQELADGGSSQELDVGKLNELGDLRQAVNAYGDKLKKLLEHIHIESANLVKDAGRLSTFSNDFLSKANSLSDENTTLAAATEELGATSHDVAMYANETKETVERIHQDVRNSGKEMNTVIETMRSLTHAMTQAQTNILQLDEDSRRANGMLGVIRDIAEQTNLLALNAAIEAARAGETGRGFAVVADEVRNLAAKSESSAVEIEQVLGRLQVASKESVSSMELGHSETQRAVTTAESTAAHLQHVVDAFSQITDQATQISVAAGEQQKVSQDLSMFVSRLQELTGSNASDSNQLSRMSQEIDAIAKRLNALK, from the coding sequence ATGAAGTCTCCAATTCGAATTCGTCAGCAGATTAACATTGGCTTAGTGGTCATTTTTCTGCTCGCGCTTGCCAGTATTTTTCTCGTTGTCGAACTCAAAGTAAAACCCGATCTAACCGCTGAGCGACAAAGACAAATTACGGTCAATCAAAACGATTTAAGTGATTTACTCAGTGCCAAGCTGGAGAAAATTCAGTTATTAACCAGTACATTGGCTCTAGCAGGATCTCAGCTTCCAAAAGAGGAAGCCTTATTTAAAAAGGTCTTTCCCAGTATTATCAATAACCATGGCGACAAAAGCATTGCCGGCGGAGGGATTTGGCCAGAACCTTCTGTCTTCACCAAAGGCACCGAGCGGCGCAGCTTTTTCTGGGGACGTGATGGCGCCAATATGAGCTATCTGGACGATTACAATGACCCATCAAGCTCGGGTTATCATAACGAAAGCTGGTACACAGTTGGCAAAACAGGCACCACCAAGCTTTGTTCTTGGTCAGAGGCCTACATTGACCCTATCACCAATATTCCTATGGTGACCTGTACTATCCCCATGAAAGAGAGCAATACATTTACCGGTGTCACCACCGTCGACATGATGCTCGATGGCATCACAGCAACATTGGAACAATACGGCAAAGAGAATCAAGGCTATGTGTTTGCCATTGACCAGACAGGCCAAGTGTTAAGCTTCCCAAAAGATAAGGCAGACCTTGTTAAAAACGATGGCAGCATGCTGACATCAACAGAGCTGGGCAACCAACTGCCTTGGCTAAAACCCGCCTTGGTCAAGGCCGGGCGATCAGGGCAAATCGTTTCTCTGGATCATGACAACATTCTGGGCGGTGAAGCCTACGTTAATCTGTTTGAACATCCCCAAACAGGCTGGACCATTGGCTTAGTCGTCTCCAAAGCACGGATGACAGAAATAGCCCAAAGTATGGGTTTGTTTCTAGTATTAACCATTGGGGCCTTGCTGATTATTGTCGGTATTATCGCCGCCACCTTCTTCCGTAGCTTGTTGAATAAGGTCAATCAAACCACACAACAAATCCAAGAACTTGCCGATGGCGGCAGCAGCCAAGAGCTTGACGTGGGCAAATTAAATGAGCTGGGCGACTTGCGTCAGGCGGTCAATGCCTATGGCGATAAATTGAAAAAACTACTGGAACACATTCACATAGAATCAGCCAACTTGGTAAAAGACGCTGGTCGTCTTAGCACCTTTAGTAACGATTTTTTAAGCAAGGCGAATAGCCTAAGTGACGAGAACACCACGCTGGCCGCCGCCACAGAAGAGCTTGGCGCGACCTCTCACGATGTCGCCATGTATGCGAACGAAACCAAAGAAACCGTAGAGCGTATTCACCAAGACGTGCGTAATAGCGGCAAAGAAATGAACACGGTGATTGAAACCATGCGTTCTTTAACCCATGCCATGACGCAGGCACAAACCAACATTCTGCAATTGGACGAAGACAGCCGCCGCGCAAACGGCATGTTGGGAGTGATTAGAGACATTGCCGAGCAAACGAACCTACTGGCATTAAACGCCGCTATTGAGGCCGCAAGAGCCGGAGAAACAGGCCGCGGCTTTGCGGTGGTGGCCGACGAAGTGCGTAACCTAGCCGCGAAGAGCGAAAGCTCTGCGGTGGAGATAGAACAAGTGCTAGGGCGCTTACAGGTAGCGTCTAAAGAGTCGGTGAGCTCCATGGAGCTGGGACACAGTGAAACCCAACGGGCCGTGACCACAGCGGAATCCACCGCCGCCCATTTGCAACACGTGGTTGACGCGTTTTCACAAATCACCGATCAAGCCACGCAAATCTCTGTTGCCGCTGGCGAACAACAGAAAGTGTCGCAGGACTTGAGCATGTTTGTGTCTCGGCTACAGGAACTCACCGGCAGTAATGCCAGTGACTCAAACCAACTGAGCCGTATGAGCCAAGAAATAGACGCCATCGCAAAACGTCTAAACGCGCTGAAATAA
- a CDS encoding aldose 1-epimerase family protein — MFQLVLLSHQQQIDVGNLSLSAELMGLPKAIPISVQQTCLMGGKQAGSRLITLTVGDSVVRVVPTRGMAVLDVVRKDAARKDVRFGWDSPVKDVVHPSFINQEASGGLGWLDGFNEMVVRCGYQWAGHPGQDGDEFLTLHGRIQNTPADEVVLEVEQVPPYRVTLRGRVDEKRFKSTNFELQTALSLTPDEPYLLLEDTLTNKGSYPREYQAIYHNNFAQPILESGAQLHVPMAELSPFNDYAAGGLSDWNQMPAPTKAFDEMVFNIRPISDENGFSHALLHNANASCGIEVSYHTDTLPVLTVWKNTDTLEQGYVVGIEPGTSFAYNRAYQRDLGLVPTIAAGESKHFVVRFGLLTQAEQVNASVANIAQLQNSQTAQVLSTPIVRLG, encoded by the coding sequence ATGTTTCAACTTGTTCTTCTTAGTCATCAACAACAGATTGATGTGGGTAATTTATCGCTGTCTGCTGAGTTAATGGGGTTGCCGAAAGCCATTCCGATCAGTGTACAGCAGACTTGCCTGATGGGCGGCAAGCAAGCGGGTTCGCGTTTGATCACCTTAACCGTGGGTGATTCTGTGGTGCGTGTTGTGCCGACTCGTGGCATGGCGGTGCTGGATGTCGTTAGGAAAGATGCAGCGAGAAAAGACGTGCGCTTTGGTTGGGACTCGCCCGTTAAAGACGTTGTGCATCCCAGCTTTATTAACCAAGAAGCCTCTGGTGGTTTGGGCTGGTTAGATGGTTTTAACGAGATGGTCGTGCGCTGTGGTTACCAGTGGGCGGGGCATCCCGGTCAAGATGGCGATGAGTTTTTAACGCTGCATGGTCGTATTCAAAATACGCCCGCCGACGAGGTGGTTTTAGAGGTTGAGCAAGTGCCGCCTTATCGTGTGACCTTGCGTGGCCGAGTCGATGAAAAACGTTTCAAATCCACTAACTTTGAGTTGCAAACCGCCTTGTCATTAACGCCCGATGAGCCGTATTTGCTGCTGGAAGACACCTTGACCAATAAAGGCAGTTATCCGCGTGAATATCAGGCGATTTATCACAATAACTTTGCTCAGCCAATTCTGGAAAGCGGCGCGCAACTGCATGTTCCCATGGCGGAGTTATCGCCCTTCAATGATTATGCGGCGGGTGGTTTGAGCGATTGGAATCAGATGCCAGCGCCAACCAAAGCGTTTGACGAAATGGTGTTTAACATTCGCCCTATTAGTGACGAAAACGGCTTTTCTCATGCCTTATTGCACAATGCCAACGCCAGCTGTGGCATAGAGGTGAGTTATCACACCGATACCTTGCCCGTGCTGACCGTATGGAAAAATACCGACACACTGGAGCAAGGTTATGTGGTGGGCATCGAACCGGGCACCAGCTTCGCTTATAACCGTGCTTATCAGCGAGATTTAGGCTTGGTGCCGACCATTGCGGCGGGTGAGTCGAAACACTTTGTGGTGCGTTTTGGCTTGTTAACGCAAGCAGAGCAAGTCAACGCCAGTGTGGCGAATATTGCCCAATTACAAAACAGTCAAACCGCGCAAGTCTTGTCTACGCCGATTGTGCGTCTTGGTTAG